The Hordeum vulgare subsp. vulgare chromosome 7H, MorexV3_pseudomolecules_assembly, whole genome shotgun sequence DNA window GCGCTCTGGCGCTTTGTTCATGAGGAACTTGGGCCGGACTGGGAGGCCCTAGACCTGGCTGATTTCCAGCAGTCTAGGGCCACCCAAACGGATGGCAAGCACCGTCTGTTCTGGCTTATATTTATGGCCCTAACATGAACCCTTTGGACAACGCGCAATAAAATGGTCATTGAGCGGATCTTCCCGCGTCACGCTAGGCAACACAAATTCGTTTTTTAAATTTCTTGCCTTCTTGCAGCACGGACACCCGCTCGCTAGGCAGCAAGACCGCGACCGTCTGGACGCCATCTTGGACGCTCTCCTTGCTCCTACGCGATGGCTCTTCACCCGCTCGTCGTCTTCTTAGCTTGTCATTAGGTGgtcttttttgtttcttctcGCTTTCCTTGGGCGCATTTGTGCTGCTTGGCCCTAGCAGGCTCCTATCATATGTTCTATACGGAAGTTTGTTTTATCTATAAAACAGGGCGAAAGCCTACTTCGATGAAGGTGAACTTAGGACAAGTTTGAAGTACTTTGGACACCTCACTATAGGATAAATTATGATCAATTTTTAGCACCCATCTAGGACAAGTACTATCATGTGTTTGTCAGCCATCTTCTCAATGCAACAACACACATGGCCATCATAACCATCTTACCATATAGAACAAACACAAAAATGGAAGAAGTTCAACTGTCCTTTTTCCCCATCTAAATCTTTCCATTTTTGTTGATTTTTAAATCTTTCGAACCTCTACATATGAACCCATTTGCCTTTTGGATTGTAAGCTGTCCAAGTTTTCACGTACTCCCTCCAGCTAAAATGAGTCATCTtgaaaaatgaatgtatctacacTAAATCTACTTCCTCTGctcctaaatacttgttgttgggggAACTAGATTAGTTCTCCCAACAAGTAttgtggtacagagggagtatgtaACTTTTCCGACTTAATTTTGATACTTCATTGCACACGCGAGAACTATGTTTGTCATGTACACTCGGATGAAACGTCCATGAATAACCAAATGCAAATGAGCATCCAAAAATGTGTCATTTGCATGTTAAAGACAAAGAGATCCTACGCTTGGAGCTAGCGCACCCGCGCACAGAGGCATGTGAAGTGAAACCATGGACGGAGCTAGATAAGATAAGGACAAGGATATATAAGTGTGCATCTATTATTGTAGCAAATTGCTTGTATATATTTAGGTATAATTCACACATAAACCAATATACGTCAGATAAATTGAAAGAAACCAAGCAATCAGCTTGGTAAGCTACAAGCAAAAATTACAATCAAAGATAAAATTGGAAGAAAATTAAATAAAACTATGATTTTTATTCAACCTTGTACATCCATTACTTTGATGCTAGCTCCGCCATTGAGTGCAGCGCGTGGGCGCGGCGGTCtcgattatttatttattttttccaccggccacgaccacgaccaccgcTCGGGCCGCGAACCGGAAAACGCTGCTCGGATTGCGGGCGCCACCTTTTCTTTCCGCGGTGATGCGGTGTCAGCTCGTGGCGACGAGAGAAACCCGTACGAATCACTCGAGCTCCCAAGTCCAGTTTGAGACTTCCCGCAAGAAAAAAAGTTCAGTTTGAGACGGCTACGTGGCACGACGTAGCTGAGTCCACGACGATGATCGCAGGTTCCCGTTTGCTGTCGACTGAGCTACCAGATACACGTCGGCGCACACGCGGGCTCCAACCATTCTATCCGTGCCTGCCGACCTGGTGGTACTGGTGCCCGAGCATCCTCTGTCCAATTCCAACGGTATATACAGTGATAGCGATAGAATGGGGGGATGCGTGTATCCAATTATTAGAGCTCTCCTATTTATAGCTCACCTCTTCTAATCTTAGCATTCCATTCCATCTGCATCCATCGTCATCTTATTATCTGAAaattcctactactactactacttgctCCTCCGATTCCCTCGACTCGGTCAGTCACGAGCGTACGTACGTGTCAAGAAGAATGGTGATCCTCAAGAGTTGTTCCGTGGACAGCGACGCGAGTGCCACGGGCTTCGTTCCGGAGGAGATCGACCTGGGCGACGACGTGCTCGCCGAGATCATCCTGCGCCTGCCGCTGGACTCCGTCGCGCGCTCCAGGTGCGTCTCCAAGGACTGGTGCGCCGCCATCGCCCACGGCTACCTCCGTCGCCGCCTCCGCCTGCACATGTCCATGATCTGCTTCCCCGACGATGACGGTGACGCGCTTGGAAGCAGCAGGCCCGTGTACGCGTGCGCCGGCGAGGGCCGCCGGCTCGAGGCCCGGGACCTCGGCTTCTTCCCGCTGCACGACACCGCCGCCTTCTCCGACGGGTGCAACGGTCTGCTCCTCTGCCGCGACCCCGGCGCGACGGAGTTCTACGTCGTGAGCCCGGTGACACGGAGCTGGGCAGCGCTCCCGAGGCCGGCCAAGGAGGCGCGGCTCTCCGTGCTGGCGTTCGACCCGGTCGGCGGGCAGCACTGCTACCACGTGATCAACTTCACCGGGTGGCGCGACCGCGGCGCGGCGGTGGAGGTGTTCTCGTCGGAGACGCGGGCGTGGGCCGCGCGCGACGTGGAGTTCGGCGGCGTCCCCTCGGGCTCCCTCTCCGGCGCGGTGCACTGCCACGGCGGCGCGGTGTACTTCCTCGCCTCCGACCCGGACTGCGTCGTCCGCATGGACCTCGCCGCCGGGGCCGGGCTCGCGTGCACGGTCATCGACCTCCCCGAGCCGGCGGACGGCGACGGCCGCGTCGCGCACTCCGGCGGCCGGCTGCACTACTTCTGCAGCGACGGCGGGCTGCTCAAAGTCTGGTCGCTCGAGGACGGCCGCCCGCGCCCGCGGTGGCGCCTGATGCACGCCGTGAGAGTCAGCGACGTCGTGGAggtcggcggcgggggcgagggcGAGGTCAGGTTCCTGGCGATGCACCCGGAGAATCAGGCGGTGGTCTACATATGGTCGCCGTGGAAGGTCGTCGAGTACGACCTGGGCAAGCGAGAGATGACCGGCGCGGCGTGGGAGTTCGGCAAGGGCGCGAGGAACCGTGTCGTCAAGGCGTGGCTCGTCCCGTCCTCGTGCTACCTGTCGGATTGCTTTGCCGATGATGGTCTGGCACTGGCGCTGAATTGTTCGGCATGGAGCGGTGAGGTCTGAACCGTGCCTAACCCATCGAACCGAGATACCCCTAAAAAAAATCTCATCGCACCGAGATGGAACGATTTTCTTTTTGAGGGTCGAGATGGAATGAATCGCTCCATGGGTTAATGCGATCCGATGGTTAGCATGGCTCCATCCATTTTCTCCCTCTTTTTCAGTTGTATATATATACCTTCGTTCGTTCCAAAATAActatctcaactttgtactagttctagtacaaaattgtactaataactatctcaactttgtactagttctagtacaaaattgtactaagttcaagacacttattttgggacggagggagtatgatactACGAGGGGAAGTAAATATATTTTATttaatacttcctccgtcttaaaataactGTTTTAATTTTATAAAGTTTGAGACAATTATTTTAATACAGAGACAGTAGTAAGGAAAATGCTTGTGTTGCCAGCGATCCGCCTCCTCTTCTATGTGACGCATCTCCTTTGAGTCATTTTCTATAATGTTTTCTGCAACATCGTTGTAAATTGTCTTCTATAACAATAAttatattgcaaaaaaataaaaaacaaagaaTGTGTAAATATGTTTCTGCAGAAGTTGTAATTTTTTCTTCTACAACAACACCCACCTTGTAAAAATGGTAAGGAATTTTTTAACGTCATCTATGTTACTAAAGAATTTCATAAAAAACTTTATTGCAAAGGATTACTATAAACCCTTGATGTACTGATAAGACGTTAAATAACTATCAATGTGAATAAAAAATGTTAGACGTTAAATAACTATCAATGTGAATAAAAAATGTTAGACGTTAAATAACTATATATAAAAAATGTTAGATGTTAAATAACTATCAATTTAACGATGTCGAAACGACATATCTTTTAGAAAGATCCGAGATCCGCCGACCTATGCGTATGGCGGCCCTAATAGTAAATATAATATATAGTATTAGATGAAATTATAATAGGAAACATATCTAATGATATATATACTTGGGAAAAGATTACATCCTATCGTTGATCCGTCCGCTTGTCCGTTAGATCTCGTCTTGATCACGAACCATTTCCCGAAACTGGCTCGTTGTTTCACAAACTGGAGCGTTGTTTCAGGAACGGGGGCTGAAGCTGGAGCACTCCAGGTTCCTCGTCGTGGCTCCTCTGCTACCAGGGACGAGTCTGTTGGAGTCCGGCGAACCGCCACCGCCGTCGGTCCTCGCCAGCTCGCCGGATCCCCACCTAGCCGACGAGATCCAGCCCctcgccggatccccacctcgcgCGGCGAACAAGGAGGTGTGCGGCGCGGATGCCGGGGAGCTTCTCTGCCTCGCTGGAGATGCGTCCCTGCTCGCGCGCCCGACTCTCCGTTGGGCATGGTCCCGGCGGCAACGTGACTTTGgttgcaaaaattcctgaaactcgatgttgttgcaaaaattcttcCGTAAAAATACCTATGTAACAcaaagacgaagaaaaaaaaatctgcaacaagcaaattgtttctgaaactcgaccgttgtttcaggaattaacggatctaaagtttatttcttgcaacaaagcaAAAGTTTTCGCAACTCGAACGTCGTTTCACGAAATAACTACTGACCATGCGGCGGGGATGCGGGGCGTTAGATCGGCATCCGACGGCTAGCTAGGTGATGGATAATTTTTAAAAATCATCTGGCGGACGCTTAGCGTTCACATCCCACCGGCTGATCCGGTTGATCCATCCGCCGTCCGCTTGTCCGTTAGATCTCGTCTCGATCACGAACCATTTCTCGAAACTGGCTCGTTGTTTCAGAAACTGAAGCGTTGTTTCAGGAACGGGGGCGGAAGCTGGAGCACTGCATTTCTGAAAGGACAAACCTTTCTCTTGAGACTTTGATGGCAGACCCGTAATAGTAAATATATTATAATAGATGGAACCCTAATAGTAACATATCTAAGAGCATCAACTCCGTAAACTGATCAAACTCGTAAAACTTATTCGATCAGTAAACATTTCAAGGGATACGGTAAATCTATCCGAAAAAAAATTATATGTGTAGTTTTGGAGGCTGTATACACTTCAACTCGTAAAGTGGTCAAACCTCGTCAACGCATGAACAAACGCGTCGTCGCGAAACTGGCCGGAATCAACCTGAAACTCACCAGAATCCGTCGCTGCTCAAAACTAGTCAAACCTCGTCGGGGCAAACGCGCCGCTGCGAAACTGTCCAGAATAAACTTGAAACTCACCAAAATTCGTCGCCGCATGTCGGAAGAAGCCGCCGCATGCTGGAATTTGTCGGCGCCGGTTCGAATTACGGCTAGGTCGACCTCCACTGCCGAGACGAGGTCGTCCACAGGTAGGATGGAGCAGGCCACCGGTGGCACCAGAGAAGAGCGGGGCAGGGTGGGGGAGCTCGCGCGGTGTAACGGCCCCAATGCAATTCCTTCCCCTTCTTGTAAtatctttccttgtatggcaatctTTCTATATTAatatgttgaatttgaatatggagTTAAAGTTTGGCTTCATCTattgtgcatcatggcatcatgcatagtatcatttcatttttgttattGTCTAGTGTTGCTTATGTTGCACCTTGGTATGATGTGTGAATGCAATATATGGATGTGCCTTGGTGGTTGCCATGTGGttgggtgcaacaagatccaTCTCAAAACCCTTTGTTGCATCATAGTTTCAAAACTCACTCCTTTCCAACTATTTTGTGGCAGatttaaaagtttctgtttttccttcATAAAAATGTTCCTCCCCTCCTAAAAATCTTCTTATTAATTGTGGAGTCTAACACCCTCTTGTTTGGattattttccttttggttttaaTTAAAAACAGAACCTTAGTTTAGATAAAAGGCATTTATTTTTACTCTTCTAAAAATGTCCATCTAATTTTATTAAGTGTGGCATGTTTTTAgagaaccaaaaatatttttattttgtttaaaatattttcctatCAAGCCATGTGATTTAATCAAGCGGTCTGTTAATTTTATTTGCGAAACCCTTTTAGCGCAGAGAGGGACAGTAGCCACCCATATCCTGTTTGATTCGGCCCAGAGCCGAGCCGGtgttcccttcttcctcctcgtgcgtCAGCATGGTACGACCACCAAGGACACCGCTCATGGATCTTTTCCCCTCGATCCACGACTCCTAGCGCGGGGTTTGAGCTATAAAGCTCCAGCCGCGCCTCTCCAACCCTAGCCGTGCCTCAAGGGGTAGCCTCCACACCTCCATCGTCGCCATG harbors:
- the LOC123409801 gene encoding F-box protein At2g40925-like yields the protein MVILKSCSVDSDASATGFVPEEIDLGDDVLAEIILRLPLDSVARSRCVSKDWCAAIAHGYLRRRLRLHMSMICFPDDDGDALGSSRPVYACAGEGRRLEARDLGFFPLHDTAAFSDGCNGLLLCRDPGATEFYVVSPVTRSWAALPRPAKEARLSVLAFDPVGGQHCYHVINFTGWRDRGAAVEVFSSETRAWAARDVEFGGVPSGSLSGAVHCHGGAVYFLASDPDCVVRMDLAAGAGLACTVIDLPEPADGDGRVAHSGGRLHYFCSDGGLLKVWSLEDGRPRPRWRLMHAVRVSDVVEVGGGGEGEVRFLAMHPENQAVVYIWSPWKVVEYDLGKREMTGAAWEFGKGARNRVVKAWLVPSSCYLSDCFADDGLALALNCSAWSGEV